A window of Mesomycoplasma lagogenitalium contains these coding sequences:
- the hprK gene encoding HPr(Ser) kinase/phosphatase codes for MEKRVSVDKIIKDFYLIKLNEFPNAFIERPSINRAGLLLGGNFKRETLTKNIVGWGTNESEFLLSLSEEKRKKALKTVIGALPPLLLLSIGFSANLYQEVLQIAEKYKVQVVKSQEHLSTLIANIGSYLTEYFAKTVSVHGCAVLVNGVGVMIIGPSGAGKSEAVLELIQEGHTFVTDDTVVISRLGNRFIGKPATITQDFLEVRGIGLIDIRHTYGSSMIRAKLDIDLVLELVPDNENIIFDRLGKWDLEYNILDGAIQKIQIPVKQGRTISSLVVAAVNAYLVRKDGLDPLQKIQERILKENE; via the coding sequence ATGGAAAAAAGAGTTAGTGTCGATAAAATAATTAAAGATTTTTATTTAATTAAACTTAATGAATTTCCTAATGCTTTTATTGAAAGACCATCTATTAATCGGGCGGGACTTTTATTAGGTGGTAATTTTAAAAGAGAAACTTTAACAAAAAATATTGTTGGTTGAGGAACTAACGAATCAGAATTTCTTCTTTCATTAAGCGAAGAAAAAAGAAAAAAAGCTTTAAAAACAGTTATTGGTGCCTTGCCGCCACTGTTATTATTATCAATTGGTTTTTCAGCAAATTTATATCAAGAAGTATTACAAATTGCTGAAAAATATAAAGTTCAAGTTGTTAAAAGTCAAGAACATTTATCAACATTAATTGCTAATATCGGTAGTTATTTAACTGAATATTTTGCAAAAACTGTTTCTGTTCATGGTTGTGCTGTTTTAGTAAATGGAGTAGGGGTAATGATAATTGGCCCTTCTGGTGCTGGTAAATCGGAAGCCGTTTTGGAATTAATTCAAGAAGGACACACATTTGTAACTGATGATACAGTAGTAATATCGCGACTTGGAAATCGCTTTATCGGTAAACCAGCCACAATTACTCAAGATTTTCTAGAAGTAAGAGGGATAGGTTTGATTGATATAAGACACACTTATGGTTCAAGTATGATTAGAGCAAAATTAGACATAGATTTAGTTTTAGAGTTAGTACCAGATAATGAAAATATTATTTTTGATCGTCTAGGAAAATGAGACTTGGAGTATAATATTTTAGACGGTGCAATTCAAAAAATACAAATCCCCGTTAAGCAAGGGAGAACTATTTCTTCTCTAGTTGTAGCAGCAGTAAATGCTTATTTAGTAAGAAAAGATGGTTTAGATCCGTTACAAAAAATTCAAGAAAGGATATTAAAAGAAAATGAATAA
- the lgt gene encoding prolipoprotein diacylglyceryl transferase, protein MNNQELIEKFGRPFSVGEAYEIFPGFPVYSFMIFLGMVFAILTIAFFWKRENLNFDHLFVLIIITIPSSIIGARLGFIFEQISVGNGGSLKDNWWNIRSGGLSIQWGVILSASLDLVYVFIKRKELDYRKCLSIILPTVLIGQAVGRWGNFTNHEVYGKQDLTGEWTLWLGPIISKNMFISDAVYPNGALRIPLFFYEFLTSLIGYIIIVWILNFFNWLKPGVTAGFYLIWYGIVRSSMEFLREESYVIYFVLAIFYIIFGIALSVYYQFFGNYVYKIVDKKLKIEKRERYKAEKKPIGKAYWIFYERINYEIQEQQTDAQKQLKLEKNTNKM, encoded by the coding sequence ATGAATAATCAAGAATTAATTGAAAAATTCGGCAGACCATTTTCAGTCGGTGAAGCTTATGAAATATTTCCTGGATTTCCAGTTTATAGTTTTATGATCTTTTTAGGAATGGTATTTGCGATTTTAACAATTGCCTTTTTCTGAAAACGTGAAAATCTTAATTTTGATCATTTATTTGTTTTAATTATCATTACAATCCCTTCATCAATTATTGGTGCAAGATTAGGATTTATATTTGAACAAATATCTGTTGGAAATGGTGGTTCATTAAAAGATAATTGGTGAAACATCCGAAGTGGAGGACTTTCGATTCAATGAGGAGTTATTCTTTCCGCTTCTTTAGATTTAGTTTATGTTTTTATAAAAAGAAAAGAACTAGATTATCGTAAATGTTTATCAATTATTTTGCCAACAGTTTTAATTGGACAAGCAGTTGGTAGATGAGGTAATTTTACAAACCACGAAGTTTATGGAAAACAGGATTTAACTGGAGAATGAACATTATGATTGGGGCCAATTATTTCCAAAAATATGTTTATTAGTGATGCTGTTTATCCTAATGGAGCATTAAGAATTCCGCTATTTTTCTATGAATTTTTAACTTCATTAATCGGTTATATAATTATTGTTTGAATTTTAAATTTCTTCAATTGATTAAAACCGGGAGTAACAGCAGGATTTTATTTAATATGGTACGGTATAGTTAGATCATCGATGGAATTTTTAAGAGAAGAATCATATGTAATTTACTTTGTATTAGCAATTTTTTACATCATTTTCGGAATCGCTCTTTCCGTTTATTACCAGTTTTTTGGTAATTATGTTTATAAAATTGTTGATAAAAAACTTAAAATTGAAAAACGAGAAAGATATAAAGCAGAGAAAAAACCAATTGGTAAAGCTTATTGAATTTTTTATGAAAGAATTAATTATGAAATTCAAGAGCAACAAACAGACGCTCAAAAGCAACTAAAATTAGAAAAAAATACAAACAAAATGTAA